A portion of the Verrucomicrobiota bacterium genome contains these proteins:
- a CDS encoding glycoside hydrolase yields the protein MKTLNLLAVALGCLATVFNAHGLTVNARDCGAAGDGTQLDTKGIQTAIDKCAASGGGTALLAGGRFLSGTIYLRSHVTLRIEAGAALLGSTNVGDYPHNIPAIRSYTDNYVKQNLIAGENLENVGLVGDGLIDGQGRFFARKPGRQYEDRPYLLRLVNCRDVRVEGLRLQNSAMWMQHYLACERVTVRGIRVWNFCNANNDGIDLDGCKDCLVSQCVFESDDDGITLKSTLDRPTESVTISDCVARSHANAIKLGTESNGGFKDITIVNCVVTSPRGERLVGGKGRGLSGISLELVDGGQLERIAIANITIHGVTVPLFLRLGDRARPFKKDMQPQPIGSFRNVVINNIVATDVGKIGCSITGQPGHPIENVLLSNLAFTFEGGGDRELTAKEVPELPKQYPECLMFGELPAYGFYARHVNGLRFSNVRLRTSKPDLRHAMVMDDLEDLAIDGLDAGFWPGAAPMLSLIQPRGAIIRGCQPRAKDGTFLKLAGDAARNVTLIANDLAGVGQPTEVAPDVPAGSLSLK from the coding sequence ATGAAAACCTTGAACCTTCTGGCGGTCGCGCTCGGCTGTCTCGCAACCGTCTTCAATGCGCACGGCCTGACGGTCAATGCCCGCGACTGCGGCGCGGCGGGCGACGGCACGCAGTTGGATACGAAGGGGATTCAGACGGCCATTGACAAGTGCGCGGCTTCCGGCGGCGGGACGGCGTTGCTCGCAGGCGGCAGGTTTCTCTCCGGCACGATTTACCTGCGCAGCCATGTCACGCTGCGGATCGAGGCGGGCGCGGCCCTGCTCGGCAGCACGAATGTCGGCGATTACCCGCACAACATCCCGGCCATTCGTTCCTACACTGACAATTACGTGAAGCAAAATCTCATCGCCGGCGAGAACCTCGAAAACGTCGGCCTGGTCGGCGACGGGTTGATTGACGGCCAGGGCCGCTTCTTTGCCAGGAAACCTGGGCGGCAATACGAAGACCGGCCGTATCTCCTCCGGCTGGTGAATTGCCGCGACGTGCGCGTCGAGGGCCTGCGGTTGCAGAACTCGGCGATGTGGATGCAGCATTATCTCGCGTGCGAGCGCGTGACGGTGCGCGGCATCCGCGTGTGGAATTTCTGCAACGCCAACAACGACGGCATTGACCTCGACGGCTGCAAGGATTGCCTCGTTTCGCAGTGTGTCTTTGAGTCCGATGATGACGGGATCACGCTCAAGAGCACGCTCGACCGGCCAACGGAGAGCGTCACCATCAGCGACTGTGTCGCCCGCAGCCATGCCAACGCGATCAAGCTGGGCACGGAGTCCAACGGCGGTTTCAAGGACATCACCATTGTCAACTGCGTCGTCACGTCGCCCCGTGGAGAGAGGCTGGTTGGCGGCAAGGGGCGCGGGCTGAGCGGCATCTCGCTCGAGTTGGTGGACGGCGGCCAACTGGAGCGCATCGCCATCGCCAACATCACGATTCACGGCGTCACCGTGCCGCTTTTTCTACGGCTCGGCGACCGCGCGCGGCCTTTCAAGAAGGACATGCAACCCCAGCCCATCGGCTCGTTCAGGAACGTGGTCATCAACAACATCGTCGCGACCGATGTCGGAAAGATCGGCTGCTCCATCACCGGCCAGCCGGGACATCCCATCGAGAACGTCCTGCTCAGCAATCTCGCGTTCACCTTCGAGGGCGGCGGCGACCGCGAGTTGACGGCAAAGGAAGTCCCGGAACTTCCGAAGCAATACCCGGAGTGCCTGATGTTCGGCGAACTGCCCGCTTATGGGTTCTACGCCCGCCATGTGAACGGGCTGCGGTTCTCCAACGTGCGGTTGCGGACCTCCAAGCCCGACTTGCGTCACGCGATGGTCATGGACGACCTCGAAGACCTGGCGATTGACGGACTCGACGCCGGTTTCTGGCCGGGCGCCGCGCCCATGTTGAGCCTGATTCAGCCGCGCGGCGCGATCATTCGCGGCTGCCAACCGCGTGCGAAGGACGGCACCTTCCTCAAACTGGCTGGCGACGCCGCACGCAATGTCACGCTCATCGCCAACGACCTCGCGGGCGTTGGCCAGCCCACGGAAGTCGCCCCGGATGTGCCGGCCGGCTCGCTGTCCTTGAAGTGA
- a CDS encoding endonuclease has product MKDEPLKKPAKKINRYSAIIEKIFFSKYEKGMREVPFERHEMERFATKLKVTLPKNLGDLVYTFRYRALLPKSITSLAGEKEIWIIRPAGRSKYSFALIANTPIVPNEHLAVTKVPDSTPGIVAKYAFNDEQALLAKVRYNRLVDIFSGVTCYSIQNHLRTTVPEMGQVETDEIYIGVDKKGAHYVFPVQAKGGTDKLNIVQIEQDFAVCATKFPLLVCRPIAAQFMNAGIIALFEFESGENGVTISSEKHYKLVFPKEVTDADLATYRARTEATP; this is encoded by the coding sequence ATGAAAGACGAACCATTGAAAAAGCCGGCAAAGAAAATTAACCGTTACTCTGCCATCATAGAGAAAATCTTTTTCTCGAAATATGAAAAGGGGATGCGCGAAGTGCCGTTTGAACGGCACGAGATGGAAAGGTTCGCCACAAAGCTAAAGGTCACACTCCCCAAAAACCTCGGCGATTTGGTCTATACCTTTCGATACCGGGCGTTGTTGCCAAAATCCATTACGTCTCTTGCGGGCGAAAAGGAGATTTGGATTATCCGTCCCGCCGGGCGCAGCAAATACAGTTTTGCTTTGATCGCAAACACTCCAATTGTTCCCAACGAACATTTGGCGGTAACGAAAGTTCCTGATTCGACGCCGGGAATTGTCGCCAAGTATGCGTTCAACGATGAGCAGGCGCTGCTCGCAAAGGTGCGATATAACAGGCTGGTCGATATATTCAGTGGCGTTACGTGTTACTCGATTCAAAATCATCTCCGCACGACCGTCCCGGAGATGGGTCAAGTCGAGACTGATGAAATCTACATTGGGGTCGATAAGAAGGGGGCGCATTACGTTTTCCCAGTTCAAGCAAAAGGTGGCACGGACAAACTTAATATCGTGCAGATCGAGCAAGACTTCGCGGTTTGCGCAACCAAATTTCCCCTGCTGGTTTGCAGGCCGATTGCCGCTCAATTCATGAATGCAGGGATTATCGCGCTTTTCGAATTCGAATCTGGCGAAAACGGAGTTACCATTTCCTCTGAAAAGCATTACAAGCTGGTTTTTCCCAAAGAAGTGACAGACGCGGATTTAGCAACTTATCGCGCGAGAACAGAAGCCACGCCCTAA